CTTTGCAAACATACAATCCTGTCGGGTCCGTATAGTACAAAGGGCTATTCAAAGCGTAAACATAACGATTCCAAGTTTGAGGATCATCCGGTTCGCCAGTCGAAAGCAATGGGTCCGTTGAGGTGAAGCGTCCATGCTGGTTGTTGTAGTAGCGAGCCTGCGCAAAGTCTAGCTCTGATTCAATATCACGTTCATAGCCGGTTATGAACGCGCAATTAGGGATTGTCTCGCATCGCGCTTTGCGGCGTTTTTGTTATCAAAGATCAGCGGCTTGCAGCTAAAGAAAAAGCGGCTTTTGTGCCAGTTTTTTATTATAACTGCGAACGCCCTTTTCAGCTATTTATTCGAGGCTTTTCTTAGGTTTTCAGTTGCTTTGCCGACCGCTTTTTTTATGTCCGAGATCTCGACGTGCGTGTATATTTGTGTCGTGTCTAGGCTCTCGTGTCCGAGCAGTTTCTGGATGTGGCGAAGGCCCGCTCCGTGCCGGAGAAGATGGGTCGCGCAGGCGTGGCGGAAGGTGTGAACGGTCGCGTCGATCATGGCCGCTTCCGAAGCGTTCTTTACGATGCTCCATATCTGCGGATAGGAGAGCCTTCTGCCCGTGACCGACAGGAACAAAGCGGACGGATTCGTGACCGGTCTTTTCTTCCGGCTTCGGCCCTTTCCCCAATACGCTCCGCTCATAAGCTCTACTCGTGCCGTCGCAATATATTTTTCCAGCCATTCCGTGGCGGTCGTCGTCAGAGGAACGATGCGTTCTCTTTTGCCTTTGCCCTCGCGGATTCGCAAAGTTCTGCCGTCGAAGTCTCTCATATTGAGACGATAAAGCTCGCCGTGACGGATGCCGCAGGCGTAGAGGGTTTCGAGGATGGCGCGGTTCCGAACGCCGATCGCTTTTTCGGTGTCGCATTGCTCGATGATCTTCGATATTTCGGCTTCGGTCGGGACGTGCGGCAATGTGTGTCCGGCTTTGGGAAGATCGAAGGTCTCGGCGATGTTCGCAAGCACTTTATTCGATGTGTAAAGCCATTGGAAAAAGCGTCTGATCCTCGACACGGTTTGTCTTAAGGATGATGCCTTCTGGTCGGTGTATTTCTTGAGGTGAACAAGGTACGAGTTCAGGTGC
This window of the Chloracidobacterium sp. genome carries:
- a CDS encoding tyrosine-type recombinase/integrase: MNKEIEKYLSELEAKGYSKDLRRSSERVLNNLQLYLQEAWLIKRWNEAEETHLNSYLVHLKKYTDQKASSLRQTVSRIRRFFQWLYTSNKVLANIAETFDLPKAGHTLPHVPTEAEISKIIEQCDTEKAIGVRNRAILETLYACGIRHGELYRLNMRDFDGRTLRIREGKGKRERIVPLTTTATEWLEKYIATARVELMSGAYWGKGRSRKKRPVTNPSALFLSVTGRRLSYPQIWSIVKNASEAAMIDATVHTFRHACATHLLRHGAGLRHIQKLLGHESLDTTQIYTHVEISDIKKAVGKATENLRKASNK